In Nicotiana tabacum cultivar K326 chromosome 11, ASM71507v2, whole genome shotgun sequence, a single window of DNA contains:
- the LOC107807207 gene encoding uncharacterized protein LOC107807207 has protein sequence MTKAMETETQEVVTPGQVLGKASQLKAGKGAYVSTEHDTVYASLTGFRSLIPPPSDSLDQRPTVEVTGHKAHGAVPQPGSIVFARVTKVMPRMASADIVCVDSKSVREKFTGIIRQQDVRATEIDKVDMHLSFRPGDIVRALVLSLGDARAYYLSTAKNELGVVSAESAAGGTMVPISWTEMQCPLTGQVEQRKVAKVEA, from the exons ATGACGAAAGCAATGGAAACTGAGACTCAAGAGGTGGTGACGCCGGGACAAGTATTGGGTAAAGCGTCACAGTTGAAAGCCGGTAAAGGAGCTTACGTTTCAACCGAACACGACACCGTTTACGCCTCTCTCACCGGTTTCCGTTCTCTCATACCTCCGCCTTCTGACTCTCTTGACCAG AGACCAACAGTGGAAGTTACTGGTCATAAGGCCCATGGAGCTGTTCCTCAGCCCGGTTCAATTGTTTTTGCTAGA GTCACTAAGGTTATGCCTAGAATGGCTTCAGCAGACATAGTGTGTGTTGATTCCAAGTCTGTGCGTGAGAAATTCACCGGCATTATTAG GCAACAGGATGTGAGAGCGACTGAGATTGACAAAGTCGACATGCATTTGTCCTTCCGCCCGGGTGATATTGTTCGTGCATTGGTG CTATCACTTGGAGATGCACGGGCATATTATCTGTCAACTGCAAAAAATGAGCTGGGTGTTGTATCTGCTGAAAGTGCAGCTG GTGGTACCATGGTTCCAATTAGCTGGACAGAAATGCAGTGCCCTCTAACAGGTCAAGTAGAACAGAGAAAGGTGGCCAAGGTTGAAGCTTGA